The following coding sequences lie in one Streptomyces albofaciens JCM 4342 genomic window:
- a CDS encoding cupin domain-containing protein, translated as MPEPVTNLRNLLTGKERDHGGSGTILAHRVFARRAGAPGAEFIDLAVLPPGTSIGRHRHGADRETYIVLDGTGLMFRDGEEFRVGPGDIVVNAPHGEHGLVNDSERDLRLLVFEEAAEEGEGERRAG; from the coding sequence ATGCCTGAGCCCGTGACCAATCTGCGGAACCTGCTGACCGGCAAGGAGCGGGACCACGGGGGTTCCGGCACGATCCTCGCGCACCGCGTCTTCGCGCGCCGGGCCGGCGCCCCGGGCGCGGAATTCATCGATCTGGCCGTCCTGCCGCCGGGGACCTCGATCGGACGGCACCGGCACGGCGCCGACCGCGAGACCTACATCGTGCTTGACGGCACCGGTCTGATGTTCCGGGACGGCGAGGAGTTCCGGGTGGGCCCCGGCGACATCGTCGTCAACGCGCCCCACGGGGAGCACGGCCTGGTCAACGACTCGGAGCGGGACCTGCGGCTGCTCGTCTTCGAGGAAGCAGCGGAGGAGGGGGAGGGTGAGCGGCGTGCCGGGTGA
- a CDS encoding sedoheptulose 7-phosphate cyclase gives MSGQILDRVGPSPAEGGDDPGDVVLGPPTGVREDGDGFALRAPDGIRYRVDLASGVLDPGNPLLGGYLEGRRVVAFVGPTVDRLYGDRIRAYLDAHALPGQWTLHVMATGEHHKTLAAVENVCALAKADGLDRHGLMLAVGGGIVADVVGFAASIYARGIRYIKVNTTLVGQVDVGVGVKTGVNALRTKNMYGAYHPAHASLNDPAFLATLPHREIRCGLAEIVKMAVILDDELFRTLERHPDAFRRPAATVLDDGALEAYVLRTSMRLMMEELCPNLHEHNLARLVDFGHTFSPLIETAGGHRLEHGEAVAVDMALSAHLARLLGLADEETCFRVVRLLRRIGLPVFDPVTCTPELMTQALRASWQRRGRKLHLVVPTGIGKAAFVEELADLPGDILEDALKALAADGERHDA, from the coding sequence ATGTCAGGCCAGATTCTTGACCGGGTCGGCCCCTCCCCGGCGGAGGGCGGCGACGATCCCGGCGATGTCGTCCTGGGCCCACCGACGGGGGTGCGTGAGGATGGCGACGGTTTCGCGCTGAGAGCACCGGACGGCATCCGGTACCGGGTCGACCTCGCCTCCGGGGTGCTCGACCCGGGCAACCCCCTGCTCGGCGGCTATCTGGAGGGCCGCCGCGTCGTGGCCTTCGTCGGCCCGACCGTGGACCGGCTGTACGGCGACCGGATCCGGGCCTACCTGGACGCCCACGCCCTGCCGGGCCAGTGGACCCTGCACGTCATGGCCACCGGCGAACACCACAAGACGCTGGCGGCGGTGGAGAACGTCTGCGCCCTGGCCAAGGCGGACGGGCTGGACCGCCATGGCCTGATGCTCGCCGTCGGCGGCGGCATCGTCGCCGACGTGGTCGGCTTCGCCGCGTCCATCTACGCGCGGGGCATCCGGTACATCAAGGTCAACACCACGCTCGTCGGCCAGGTGGACGTCGGTGTGGGCGTCAAGACGGGCGTCAACGCCCTGCGGACGAAGAACATGTACGGCGCCTACCACCCGGCACACGCCTCCCTCAACGACCCCGCCTTCCTGGCGACGCTGCCGCACCGGGAGATCCGCTGCGGACTCGCCGAGATCGTGAAGATGGCCGTGATCCTGGACGACGAGCTCTTCCGGACGCTGGAGCGCCACCCGGACGCGTTCCGCCGCCCCGCCGCCACCGTCCTCGACGACGGGGCTCTGGAGGCCTACGTCCTGCGCACCTCGATGCGTCTGATGATGGAGGAACTGTGCCCCAACCTCCACGAACACAACCTGGCCCGGCTCGTCGACTTCGGCCACACCTTCAGCCCGCTCATCGAGACGGCCGGCGGACACCGGCTGGAGCACGGTGAGGCGGTCGCCGTCGACATGGCGCTGTCCGCACATCTCGCACGCCTGCTCGGCCTGGCGGACGAGGAGACCTGCTTCCGCGTCGTCCGGCTGCTACGGCGGATCGGGCTGCCGGTGTTCGACCCGGTCACCTGCACACCGGAGCTGATGACGCAGGCGCTGCGTGCGTCATGGCAGCGGCGGGGCCGCAAACTGCACCTCGTCGTGCCGACCGGCATCGGCAAGGCGGCCTTCGTGGAGGAGTTGGCGGACCTGCCGGGCGACATCCTGGAGGACGCGCTGAAGGCGCTGGCCGCGGACGGGGAGCGGCACGATGCCTGA
- the malQ gene encoding 4-alpha-glucanotransferase, which yields MSGALRELARAHGVSTAYITDRGQRVTVAPDTLVAVLAACGIDAATDASARAALRAHRERTAARLLPPCVVVRGAAVPRLDLPPNATVEVELEGGGTADLSGSLPVGMHTVHAVAPGRSDSAPLLAVPARLPVPAGRHWGFLVQLYSVLSRRSWGMGDLGDLAELASWSGRALGADFVQLGPLHAVEPGPLPDPSPYRPSSRRYPDPMHLRVEAIPEYAYLQGEGRRTADRCAAQAGILNEGMLRGGLLIDRETVRSLKHEALRAVHQVPLSPGRAAALAHFTAREGQDLTDFATWCALAGVHGRAWRSWPAALRDPRSPAVARARRELAAEVDYHRWLAWVTDGQLAAAQAAAAGAGMKIGLIHDLAVGVAPEGADSWALQDCLAAGMSVGAPPDDFNPHGQDWGQPPWRPDGLAAAGYAPLAGLLRAGLRHAGALRIDHVMGLFRLWWVPEGRPPSEGTYVRYDADAMLGVLTLEAHRAGAGVIGEDLGTVEAGVRTALAERGILGTSVQRFEYLGGSEGRHGPLPPDRWRRDCLATLTTHDLPTTAAWLSGEHVDLRARLGLLTRPEAEEKAEAAAERDGWLAELERHGLLPDPDGDLVALHRFLCRTPARLLGVWLPDATGDRRPQNLPGTSTAHPNWRLPVSDAQGRPVPLEDLPDQPLVAALTRVFEDLRTHARPRKEKDVRPDS from the coding sequence ATGAGCGGGGCTCTGCGCGAACTGGCCCGCGCCCATGGTGTGTCCACCGCCTACATCACCGACCGGGGGCAGCGGGTGACGGTGGCCCCGGACACCCTCGTGGCCGTGCTGGCCGCGTGCGGGATCGACGCGGCCACCGACGCGTCGGCCCGGGCCGCTCTGCGGGCCCACCGGGAGCGCACGGCGGCCCGGTTGCTGCCCCCGTGTGTCGTCGTGCGGGGAGCTGCCGTACCGCGGCTGGATCTGCCTCCGAACGCGACGGTGGAAGTGGAGCTGGAGGGAGGCGGCACGGCGGACCTGTCCGGCTCCCTCCCGGTCGGCATGCACACCGTGCACGCCGTCGCACCGGGAAGAAGCGATTCCGCACCGCTGCTGGCCGTACCCGCACGGCTGCCGGTGCCGGCCGGGCGGCACTGGGGATTCCTCGTCCAGCTGTATTCCGTGCTCTCACGCCGCTCCTGGGGCATGGGCGACCTCGGTGACCTGGCGGAGCTGGCGTCCTGGTCGGGACGCGCGCTCGGGGCGGACTTCGTCCAGCTCGGCCCGCTGCACGCCGTCGAACCCGGACCGCTGCCGGACCCGTCGCCGTACCGGCCCAGCTCCCGCCGGTACCCCGACCCCATGCATCTGCGCGTGGAGGCGATCCCCGAGTACGCGTACCTCCAGGGCGAGGGGCGGCGTACCGCCGACCGGTGTGCCGCCCAGGCCGGGATCCTCAACGAGGGCATGCTGCGCGGCGGCCTGCTCATCGACCGGGAGACGGTGCGCTCCCTCAAGCACGAGGCACTGCGGGCGGTCCACCAGGTGCCGCTGTCGCCCGGGCGCGCCGCCGCCCTCGCCCACTTCACCGCACGCGAAGGACAGGACCTGACGGACTTCGCCACCTGGTGCGCGCTGGCCGGTGTGCACGGCAGGGCCTGGCGGTCCTGGCCGGCCGCGCTGCGCGACCCGCGCTCCCCGGCCGTGGCCCGCGCCCGCCGGGAGCTGGCCGCCGAGGTCGACTACCACCGCTGGCTGGCCTGGGTCACCGACGGGCAACTGGCCGCCGCCCAGGCCGCGGCCGCCGGCGCCGGCATGAAGATCGGCCTGATCCACGACCTGGCGGTCGGTGTCGCCCCGGAGGGTGCCGACAGCTGGGCCCTCCAGGACTGCCTGGCCGCCGGCATGAGTGTCGGCGCTCCGCCGGACGACTTCAACCCGCACGGCCAGGACTGGGGCCAGCCGCCGTGGCGCCCCGACGGGCTCGCCGCCGCCGGCTACGCACCCCTGGCGGGGCTGCTGCGGGCCGGGCTGCGGCACGCGGGTGCCCTGCGCATCGACCATGTCATGGGCCTGTTCCGGCTGTGGTGGGTGCCCGAGGGGCGGCCGCCGTCCGAGGGTACGTACGTCCGGTACGACGCCGACGCGATGCTGGGCGTGCTGACGCTGGAGGCGCACCGCGCCGGAGCCGGTGTGATCGGTGAGGACCTCGGCACGGTCGAGGCCGGTGTCCGTACGGCGCTCGCCGAGCGGGGGATCCTCGGCACCTCCGTCCAGCGGTTCGAGTACCTCGGGGGCTCCGAGGGCCGGCACGGCCCGCTGCCGCCCGACCGCTGGCGGCGCGACTGCCTGGCCACGCTCACCACCCACGACCTGCCGACGACCGCGGCCTGGCTCAGCGGCGAGCACGTCGACCTCCGGGCCCGGCTGGGCCTGCTCACCCGCCCGGAAGCGGAGGAGAAGGCCGAGGCCGCCGCCGAGCGCGACGGGTGGCTGGCCGAACTGGAGCGGCACGGGCTGCTGCCCGACCCGGACGGCGACCTCGTCGCGCTGCACCGCTTCCTGTGCCGCACCCCGGCCCGCCTGCTCGGCGTCTGGCTGCCGGACGCGACCGGCGACCGCAGGCCCCAGAACCTTCCCGGCACGTCCACGGCGCACCCCAACTGGCGGCTGCCCGTGAGCGATGCCCAGGGCCGCCCCGTACCGCTGGAGGACCTTCCGGACCAGCCTCTTGTGGCCGCCCTCACCAGGGTGTTCGAGGACCTTCGCACCCATGCGAGACCACGTAAGGAGAAAGATGTCAGGCCAGATTCTTGA
- a CDS encoding HAD hydrolase family protein, whose product MHVIHFAFECGGFDNRLMRGGLSPLVWNLSREYAARGHRVSLVTPAHGLIGTLRREHAVTELPYVHEHRVPLVLDPKVWPDHPSDITLELTTRAYRLRIDGVDVYFLSDAFLDLLPDRLYPPPGTEGTDLVHFKPLVFQVAGAHFIRRYLGGEEAVVHGFEPYYHYLLPPLFAGDPSLRTVSTVAANAPVTQKVYRPQVERLLGLFGVRADLDALEDGLPAEDSPQAAMARVLAGTRMHVEYGPDHVAVLPLVLAHADLLDFVSPGQRDYYSTFRDTPFESLFHTLPVSRMVRAQAHQLLMGGCGISDGWLARDPGAVDREAVLRSLGLDPSLPVFYHAARYAVHHKGQLELIRAVEEVLDSGTEAAFVLRLATSGGGGQPAPVGNAYFRSVADRHPGRVHLDWRLADEDTLFEQAACADFCVFPSKFELDGFLIAQAEAMACGAVPIATAQSVTAHFGHALPPDDPRATGLSLPGSFRDDDPALTRALVDRIRQAAELRRAAPDAYARLSANARATARRFTWARSADRRLSAFEGLLRGRPRAFPTEDAIRYGWFDALPDAAWDRYRTLIARSAAALGDVAAYGRAAPLDEAAYERLFEAAHARADFAACARIARAAGREDWAARVRGRYTARIDAAGRPHVTYRHPEARHVEVAVAGTGMSASDLESHAEALASDEPVPAGSGAVLVPLVAARDGVFEGVLPGPPVGRHLLVMLTLASGRVTWDTLAFEPSDTAARPSAVPYGPAGGPPPFRLVATDLDGTLLRSDQSVSERTLRALARAAEAGASHLVVTGRPATACKQYLTALGYRGLAVCGQGAQLYDAGADRLLSSASLDLDLARSVVERVEAALGPLELGVVTAPPESRFKVTPRFGERVRHGWDVTTDRRLLWSHPIDKLVLHHPGLPEDEVEAVAQRLCGDEVTVVHSVRGMVEVLPAGTTKAAGVERAARLLGHEAAGTVAFGDMPNDIPLLAWAGHGVAVGNAHPALRAMADEIAPANDDDGVAAVLERLFGSSERMS is encoded by the coding sequence ATGCACGTGATCCACTTCGCCTTCGAGTGCGGCGGGTTCGACAACCGCCTCATGCGCGGCGGGCTGTCCCCGCTGGTGTGGAACCTGTCGCGCGAGTACGCCGCCCGGGGGCACCGGGTGTCCCTGGTCACCCCGGCGCACGGACTCATCGGCACGCTGCGGCGGGAGCACGCCGTGACGGAACTCCCCTACGTCCACGAGCACCGCGTGCCGCTGGTCCTGGACCCCAAGGTGTGGCCGGACCACCCGTCCGACATCACCCTGGAGCTGACCACCCGGGCGTACCGCCTGCGGATCGACGGCGTGGACGTCTACTTCCTCTCCGACGCCTTCCTCGATCTGCTGCCCGACCGGCTGTACCCGCCGCCGGGCACCGAGGGCACGGACCTCGTCCACTTCAAGCCGCTGGTGTTCCAGGTGGCGGGCGCCCACTTCATCCGGCGGTACCTCGGCGGGGAGGAGGCGGTGGTCCACGGCTTCGAGCCGTACTACCACTACCTCCTGCCGCCCCTGTTCGCCGGCGACCCGTCCCTGCGCACCGTGAGCACGGTCGCGGCCAACGCCCCCGTCACGCAGAAGGTCTACCGCCCGCAGGTCGAGCGGCTGCTCGGCCTGTTCGGGGTGCGGGCCGACCTCGACGCGCTGGAGGACGGGCTGCCCGCCGAGGACAGCCCGCAGGCGGCCATGGCGCGGGTCCTGGCAGGCACCCGGATGCACGTGGAGTACGGACCGGACCATGTCGCCGTTCTGCCGCTGGTCCTGGCACACGCCGACCTGCTGGACTTCGTCTCGCCCGGCCAGCGGGACTACTACAGCACCTTCCGCGACACCCCGTTCGAGAGCCTGTTCCACACCCTGCCGGTCTCCCGCATGGTGCGCGCCCAGGCGCACCAGCTGCTCATGGGCGGCTGCGGGATATCCGACGGCTGGCTGGCGCGCGATCCCGGAGCCGTGGACCGTGAGGCGGTCCTGCGCTCGCTGGGTCTCGATCCCTCCCTGCCGGTCTTCTACCACGCCGCCCGGTACGCGGTGCACCACAAGGGCCAGCTCGAACTGATCCGCGCCGTCGAGGAGGTGCTGGACAGCGGCACCGAAGCGGCCTTCGTGCTGCGCCTGGCCACCAGCGGGGGCGGTGGGCAGCCGGCCCCCGTCGGCAACGCGTACTTCCGGAGCGTCGCCGACCGCCATCCGGGCCGGGTGCATCTGGACTGGCGCCTGGCCGACGAGGACACCCTGTTCGAGCAGGCCGCGTGCGCGGACTTCTGCGTCTTCCCGTCGAAGTTCGAGCTCGACGGGTTCCTCATCGCCCAGGCCGAGGCCATGGCGTGCGGCGCGGTGCCGATCGCGACCGCGCAGAGCGTCACGGCCCACTTCGGCCACGCCCTGCCCCCGGACGATCCCCGGGCCACCGGGTTGTCGCTGCCCGGATCGTTCCGTGACGACGACCCGGCCCTCACCCGCGCGCTCGTCGACCGCATACGCCAGGCCGCGGAGCTACGGCGCGCCGCCCCCGACGCCTACGCCCGGCTGTCGGCCAACGCGCGCGCCACGGCCCGCCGGTTCACCTGGGCGCGGAGCGCCGACCGGCGCCTGTCGGCCTTCGAGGGCCTGCTGCGCGGCCGGCCCCGGGCCTTTCCGACCGAGGACGCGATCCGGTACGGCTGGTTCGACGCCCTGCCCGACGCCGCATGGGACCGGTACCGGACGCTCATCGCGCGGTCGGCCGCGGCCCTGGGCGACGTGGCGGCCTACGGGCGTGCCGCACCGCTCGACGAGGCGGCCTACGAGCGCCTCTTCGAGGCCGCCCACGCCCGGGCCGACTTCGCCGCTTGCGCCCGTATTGCGCGTGCGGCCGGCCGGGAGGACTGGGCGGCACGCGTCCGCGGGCGGTACACGGCACGCATCGATGCGGCGGGCCGCCCGCACGTGACGTACCGGCACCCGGAGGCGCGGCACGTGGAAGTGGCCGTAGCCGGAACCGGGATGTCCGCGTCGGACCTGGAGTCCCACGCCGAGGCCCTCGCCTCCGACGAACCGGTGCCGGCGGGCAGCGGTGCCGTCCTGGTGCCCCTGGTGGCGGCACGGGACGGCGTCTTCGAGGGCGTCCTGCCCGGTCCGCCCGTCGGACGCCACCTGCTCGTCATGCTGACCCTGGCCTCGGGGCGCGTCACTTGGGACACCCTGGCGTTCGAGCCGTCGGACACGGCCGCGCGGCCGTCGGCCGTTCCGTACGGGCCCGCGGGCGGCCCGCCGCCCTTCCGGCTCGTGGCGACGGACCTCGACGGCACCCTCCTGCGCAGTGACCAGTCCGTCTCCGAGCGCACCCTGCGCGCCCTCGCCCGGGCCGCCGAGGCGGGCGCCTCCCACCTCGTGGTCACCGGACGGCCCGCCACGGCCTGCAAGCAGTATCTGACCGCGCTCGGCTACCGCGGGCTCGCGGTGTGCGGACAGGGCGCCCAGCTCTACGACGCCGGCGCCGACCGGCTGCTCAGCTCGGCCTCGCTCGACCTGGACCTCGCCCGCAGCGTGGTCGAACGCGTCGAAGCCGCGCTGGGGCCGCTGGAACTGGGGGTCGTGACGGCGCCGCCGGAGAGCCGGTTCAAGGTCACGCCCCGCTTCGGCGAGCGCGTCCGGCACGGCTGGGACGTCACGACCGACCGCCGGCTGCTGTGGTCGCACCCGATCGACAAGCTGGTCCTGCACCACCCGGGCCTGCCGGAGGACGAGGTCGAAGCCGTGGCACAGCGGTTGTGCGGTGACGAGGTCACCGTGGTGCATTCGGTACGGGGGATGGTGGAGGTGCTGCCGGCCGGCACCACCAAGGCGGCCGGAGTGGAACGGGCGGCGCGGCTCCTCGGCCACGAAGCGGCCGGGACCGTCGCGTTCGGTGACATGCCGAACGACATCCCGCTCCTCGCCTGGGCCGGGCACGGGGTGGCCGTGGGCAACGCCCATCCGGCGCTGCGGGCGATGGCCGACGAGATCGCGCCCGCGAACGACGACGACGGCGTCGCCGCCGTCCTGGAACGCCTCTTCGGCAGCTCGGAGCGGATGTCATGA
- a CDS encoding carbohydrate kinase family protein, with amino-acid sequence MTTDQHHSGAQGPDGYDVLVVGGTGVDTIVRVDELRVPPGDSVFVEPLRDYVGHTGNGVALGWHALGLRTKFIDFLGDDPQGRMVLEHYARQGLDFAHLVSPHGTPRAVNLVDAKGRRFSFYDGRHPEDLRLPRDFYLPHLERSAHVHLSIIGHNQDMYDDIHRLGVTSSTDLHDWDGHNPHHRHYALRSDYVFLSAAAVHDRLETVLRSIVGEGRARFVVATDGANGCYLLERGADTVRHFPAVRPERPVVDSNGAGDAFVTAFLHAYFERRPFEDCVLAGSVAGAFVCGSVGTHTEFIGLPELRAASARAAASR; translated from the coding sequence ATGACCACAGACCAGCACCACAGCGGAGCACAGGGTCCGGACGGCTACGACGTCCTGGTGGTGGGCGGGACCGGGGTGGACACCATCGTGCGCGTGGACGAGTTGCGGGTGCCGCCCGGCGACTCGGTCTTCGTCGAACCGCTGCGGGACTACGTCGGGCACACCGGCAACGGGGTGGCGCTCGGCTGGCACGCCCTCGGCCTGCGGACGAAGTTCATCGACTTCCTCGGCGACGACCCGCAGGGCCGCATGGTCCTGGAGCACTACGCCCGCCAGGGCCTCGACTTCGCCCACCTGGTCTCGCCGCACGGCACTCCGCGCGCGGTGAACCTGGTGGACGCCAAGGGCCGCCGCTTCTCCTTCTACGACGGCCGGCACCCCGAGGACCTCCGGCTTCCCCGCGACTTCTACCTGCCCCACCTGGAGCGGTCGGCCCACGTCCACCTGTCGATCATCGGCCACAACCAGGACATGTACGACGACATCCACCGGCTGGGCGTGACCAGTTCGACCGATCTGCACGACTGGGACGGGCACAACCCCCATCACCGCCACTACGCCCTGCGCTCCGACTACGTCTTCCTGAGCGCGGCGGCGGTCCACGACCGGCTGGAGACCGTGCTGCGGTCGATCGTCGGCGAGGGCCGGGCGCGGTTCGTGGTCGCGACCGACGGGGCCAACGGCTGCTACCTGCTGGAGCGCGGTGCCGACACCGTCCGGCACTTCCCCGCCGTCCGTCCGGAGCGTCCGGTCGTGGACAGCAACGGTGCCGGCGACGCGTTCGTCACCGCCTTCCTGCACGCGTACTTCGAGCGGCGCCCGTTCGAGGACTGCGTGCTGGCCGGCTCGGTGGCCGGGGCGTTCGTGTGCGGCAGCGTGGGCACCCACACCGAGTTCATCGGCCTGCCGGAACTGCGCGCGGCCAGTGCCCGCGCGGCCGCGAGCCGGTAG